From the genome of Primulina eburnea isolate SZY01 chromosome 12, ASM2296580v1, whole genome shotgun sequence, one region includes:
- the LOC140806637 gene encoding uncharacterized protein, giving the protein MTVFTLLEITIFSAQDLPPVSKMLRTFAVSYINRDHRLSTAVDHCGNCNPTWNHKVLFDVDERFLKSKSSAITIEIYNVAWLRDLPIGTVHLMINSLSPALHKNPSLRRVSLQVRRPSGLLKGTMNIGIQLLDSNIPGSSEFCHSGIRNQEKLDCVDQDGERGKEKEHYIMEDSAGPETNLDPQIFPSNSEEPTKMDSTSPETNPGPQIFTSTSELAQTQEEETMKMPPEPDNTSIHGSENVRKWLYSNEEYGSSIFENWTETGEKSEEVKLEPKSVKRRLTDEDQIPLRNGKKAGYHKRGSPEGKGLLSCFGNAYGFQFSFICGSKKLKKKMKQHDRKKTQNFTLMSRP; this is encoded by the coding sequence ATGACTGTTTTCACGCTCCTGGAAATCACCATATTCTCGGCACAGGACCTTCCCCCCGTGTCCAAAATGTTACGAACGTTCGCCGTGTCCTACATTAACCGCGACCACAGATTATCTACGGCCGTCGACCATTGCGGAAACTGCAACCCCACCTGGAATCACAAAGTGTTGTTCGACGTCGATGAACGGTTTCTAAAATCTAAATCCTCAGCTATCACGATCGAGATATACAATGTGGCCTGGTTGCGTGATCTCCCTATTGGCACCGTGCATCTTATGATCAACAGCCTGTCACCAGCGCTGCATAAAAATCCATCTCTTCGGCGGGTTTCGCTTCAGGTTCGTCGCCCATCAGGGCTTTTGAAAGGAACCATGAATATTGGAATCCAACTTCTTGACAGCAACATTCCAGGCTCGAGCGAATTCTGCCATTCCGGGATACGAAACCAAGAGAAACTAGATTGTGTTGATCAAGACGGTGAAAggggaaaagaaaaagaacatTACATTATGGAGGATTCGGCAGGCCCGGAAACAAATCTAGACCCCCAAATCTTCCCATCAAATTCAGAGGAACCGACTAAAATGGATTCGACAAGCCCGGAAACAAATCCAGGCCCCCAAATCTTCACATCAACTTCTGAGCTGGCTCAGACGCAAGAAGAAGAAACAATGAAGATGCCACCAGAACCTGATAACACCTCCATTCATGGTTCTGAAAACGTGAGAAAATGGTTGTATTCCAACGAAGAATACGGGAGCTCTATATTCGAAAACTGGACAGAAACAGGAGAGAAAAGTGAAGAAGTCAAGTTGGAACCTAAAAGCGTCAAAAGGAGATTAACAGACGAGGATCAAATCCCATTGAGAAACGGTAAGAAAGCGGGCTATCACAAGAGAGGGAGTCCTGAAGGAAAAGGGCTGCTTTCATGTTTTGGAAATGCTTATGGGTTTCAGTTCAGCTTCATTTGCGGGTCTAagaaattgaagaagaaaatgaaacaGCATGACCGTAAGAAAACACAGAACTTTACTTTGATGTCACGTCCATGA
- the LOC140808080 gene encoding probable arabinosyltransferase ARAD1, producing MQKSINRTLICFSLCIPLLFGSLLLAGTFDYKSQFLSFLPQLNNACGAQSPPLRVYMYDLPPRFNVGLMDPTFPDNVLVAASNLPMWRWNDGLRKQHSVEYWMMASILYEGDDESGSTREAVRVRDPELADVFFVPFFSSLSFNIHVRNMAELNTVDEQLQLEMVNILRASDHWKRSGGRDHVIPLHHPNAFRQYRDQVNASIFIVADFGRIMNISRLSKDVVAPYPHMIESYISEDHEDPFEARKTLLFFRGRTKRKDEGKIRAQLHKMFMEMKDVIYEEGSASEEGFKASAEQMRSSKFCLHPAGDTPSSCRLFDAIVSHCIPVIVSDRLELPFESEIDYKEFSIFFSVDEALKPGYMIDGLRGISKEKWTKMWLQLRSISHHFEFQYPPKKDDSVNMIWRQVKNKVPAVKLALHRSRRLKIPDWWR from the exons ATGCAAAAATCGATAAACAGGACCCTGATATGCTTTTCGCTATGCATTCCGCTACTCTTCGGTTCGTTACTCCTCGCCGGGACTTTCGATTACAAATCCCAGTTCCTATCTTTCTTGCCCCAGCTCAATAATGCTTGTGGAGCTCAATCACCACCTCTCCGCGTGTACATGTACGATTTGCCTCCGCGGTTTAATGTGGGATTGATGGACCCCACTTTTCCAGACAATGTGTTGGTGGCTGCATCGAATTTGCCTATGTGGAGGTGGAACGATGGGCTTAGGAAACAGCATAGCGTGGAGTATTGGATGATGGCTTCGATTTTGTATGAGGGGGACGATGAATCGGGTTCCACCCGGGAAGCGGTTCGTGTTAGGGATCCAGAGTTAGCTGATGTGTTTTTCGTGCCTTTCTTTTCCTCGCTCAGTTTCAATATTCATGTGCGGAATATGGCCGAGCTGAATACTGTTGATGAGCAGCTACAG CTCGAGATGGTAAATATTCTAAGAGCATCGGATCATTGGAAAAGGTCCGGTGGACGAGATCATGTTATTCCCCTTCATCATCCAAATGCTTTCAGACAGTATCGGGATCAAGTTAATGCTTCCATTTTCATTGTGGCTGATTTTGGTCGCATCATGAACATTTCTCGACTATCAAAAGATGTTGTTGCTCCCTATCCACATATGATAGAATCATATATCAGTGAAGACCATGAGGACCCATTTGAGGCTCGAAagacacttctcttctttcGCGGGAGGACTAAGAGGAAGGAT GAAGGAAAAATTCGTGCGCAACTGCATAAGATGTTTATGGAAATGAAGGACGTAATCTACGAGGAGGGCAGTGCTTCGGAAGAAGGCTTTAAAGCT TCTGCTGAACAAATGCGTTCATCGAAATTTTGCCTACATCCTGCGGGTGATACTCCATCATCTTGCCGTCTCTTTGATGCCATTGTGAGCCACTGCATTCCTGTAATTGTCAGTGACAGACTCGAGCTACCCTTTGAAAGCGAAATAGACTACAAAGAGTTCTCAATCTTCTTCTCAGTGGACGAGGCTCTGAAACCAGGCTACATGATTGATGGGCTCAGGGGCATTTCAAAAGAGAAATGGACGAAAATGTGGCTGCAGCTTAGAAGCATTTCTCATCACTTTGAGTTTCAATACccaccaaagaaggatgattcGGTCAATATGATTTGGAGACAGGTGAAGAATAAGGTTCCTGCGGTTAAGCTTGCTTTACACAGAAGTAGGCGGCTGAAAATACCAGATTGGTGGAGATAG
- the LOC140808260 gene encoding flavonoid 3',5'-methyltransferase-like codes for MKEKFTGTILQSHALSKYILETAYPREHEQLKEIRMATVDKYNFMSKMNVPADEGLFLSMLLKIMNAKKTIELGVFTGYSLLSTALALPDDGKIVAIDPDREAFETGLPFIQKANVAHKIQFIQSDANIVLKEFVADGECGTFDFAFVDADKDNYINYHEELLKLVKVGGIIAYDNTLWGGTVAISEDDEMENYLRVWRQAVIDFNASLAKDSRIELVLLSIGDGLTLCKRLE; via the exons ATGAAAGAAAAGTTTACGGGAACAATTCTTCAGAGTCATGCTCTTTCCAAG TACATTTTGGAAACAGCCTATCCCAGGGAGCATGAACAACTCAAAGAAATAAGGATGGCTACTGTCGACAAATACAATTTCAT GAGCAAGATGAATGTACCTGCCGACGAGGGATTGTTTCTGTCGATGTTGTTGAAGATAATGAATGCAAAGAAAACCATCGAACTCGGAGTCTTTACCGGCTACTCTCTTCTGTCGACTGCTCTAGCCCTACCCGACGACGGAAAA ATTGTAGCTATTGATCCAGATAGGGAAGCATTTGAGACCGGGTTACCATTTATCCAAAAGGCAAACGTGGCGCACAAAATCCAATTCATCCAATCCGATGCCAATATTGTTCTCAAGGAATTTGTCGCCgat GGCGAATGTGGAACATTTGATTTCGCATTTGTTGATGCTGATAAAGACAATTACATAAATTACCACGAGGAATTGTTGAAATTGGTCAAAGTTGGAGGAATTATAGCTTACGACAACACCTTGTGGGGTGGAACCGTAGCAATCTCCGAGGACGATGAAATGGAGAACTACTTGAGAGTATGGAGACAAGCGGTCATAGATTTCAATGCTTCATTGGCAAAGGATTCTCGTATTGAATTAGTTCTTCTTTCCATTGGAGACGGCCTCACTCTTTGCAAGCGTCTTGAATAG